ATGCCCATATATACAAGATAGTGTGGTCCACGACTGTTGTGCAAATCCTTACGGGATTGAAAACAATGTCTTTGTGGTACTGTGGGTTGTCAGCTCGTTTTCCAAAAGGAGACCTGTGCTTATTTGAACCAGTGCAGGTAGTTTGTCTTGAGGGCAGGGAAGCACATGTTGTTGCTGCAGGAGCCCCCGTAGCTGGGGGGGCAGGCGGAGCAGGGCACGCCCACTTTGTAGGGGGCCTCTCCGATCCAGTTCCCCCTGAAAGACAGAGAGTCACCATGTCAGTGAACCTGTCAGTGACCACAGACTTGGTTTTTAAAGTGGAACCTGAACTTGAATCGGTGTCGGAGCAAAAATCCCCCATTACGACTGATGGTAAAATATTGGGAGAGGCTTAATGATCGGTACATGGAAAGAACAAAATTATTTTCAAggaaaaatattgaattttaaACTTCATTCTTCCTCTTGCTTGGGATCAGGAGTTGACGTATCAGTTTCATCTCAGAGTCCATTTAGTAGCTGTTCTGGGGCTTTCAGTCATATTACATGATCATCAGCATAGAGAGTTTGTCATGTTTGCCAAAGTGTCCTGAAATTGCTCAGAGAATATTTAAACGCACAATATGAAACTTTGACAACTAcgatcaaaacaataacaaaagacttCGTTGGATGAGGTCGTGAAGCAGCGTTGCATCAtgggtgttgttgttttcactaccattgatgataatgataacCAATTGTTCTATATTATATCTTTACATTTGAACTACACACATTGTTTGACGACTTAACTACAGATAAATAAGTATAAAGTTATACAATTATATATCATTGCCTTCTGACAACAGTGATCAGAAAGCAGAACTTTGTCCGAACCAACAACTTTGGGTCTCTTAAGAATCGGGGGCTCATTTACGCTTTGCTAAAATAGGTCCTCGGTGTCCTGAGCCTgtgactctcacacacatctcGAACTGGCGGGATTAGAGAACCTAGGTCACAAGTCGGTCACATGTCCGAACGGCCTTTGATTCTTGGAATTTGTTCTTCTGCTACGTGGGTCTGCGGAGCTGTGGCAATGCGGTACCGGATCACAGGCTTGTATCTGAACCTCAGAGCAGCCTGGGTGGCATTTCACAACTCAGCCCAGAACAGAGCGAACTGTGTTGGGATTAAACCCGTCGTCATCAGGTTAACAGGTTCAGCAGCATTGACACGCCCTCACCACACAACACTACATCTGATCGATGGAAGTAGACTGTACTTACTTGGGTGAATAGTTGCAGACTAAATACGTTGCCCGCTTCCACACTGAGCCCCAAACATTCATATTGTGGCACGTGTGGACAGCACAGCCAACTTTATTGGAGGTTGCCCACACCATCTGCAAAACAGAAACACCAGCGGTTAATATCCCTGTTGCACAAATTCAACAGTATTAACAGCATTGAATACTGACTGTTGTCTGCGTACCTGTGTGTAATGGGTACACATGGGTCCATAGCATCTGAGAGGGCAGCGGGGGTTGCAGTCACGGGGATACGGAAATGAGTAATCTTTCACCTCATCGTACCACGGCTTCACCAGCTGGAGAATGGATCGATAGCTGGGAACAAAAGACGTGTTAAGTCAGAAACAGTGTAAATGTATCACAGCTAATAGTGAGCAACGTCTTATTACCTCTGTATTTGTTTGGCTATTAAAACAGATTACCAGGAAATTTGGTGGAAGGCTGTGGTATTGCGAGAAAGGGtgattttaaagttttcattgattttacagagaataattcattgatcttgatgaaattaAATCTGTCACGTTGTAATTGGGCTTATATTCATGAGTGTGGGCAATTTGATGGAGATCAATATAGAAATCCAGATCTTGCGATTTTGAAATTGGGCTCATTAGGGAACTGTGTGCTCTGTGAGTGCCGTTCCAGTTTAAATTGTTGCTAATGCGCAttgatttgtgtgtctttgctgcaTTGCAGAAAAGATCTGCTGAAACACGTGCCACaaatgtgtgcacatgttttCTATGGTGAGTTTTTGCTCTTAACACCAGCAAATTAAACCTCTTGTTAAACTAGATAAACATTGTCGTAGTTCAATAAGTCTGGttttgcagtgtttgttttttagggAAATAACTTCTGTGTAGAAATCTCCCAGCAGGTCGCAAGGAACCGTCAAAACAAGGGCTGCTCATGTGGTTCCTCAATCTTCTGCAGGAAGACGCCGAGGTGATGTGTTTCCAAATGGAAAGTCAAGACCCACAAAAGGGATGCGCCTTTGTCCTCATGGGTCATGGCTGAAAACACAGCGTTTGTTTATTTGAGGTGTCACAGGGGCATTCCTCAAGCAGTCACCAGGTCACAGTGCAACAACTTTTAGGAGATAGAAGAAGGGGGCTGCAAGGCAACGACCATgactgctgagagagagagtcgtccctgagaggagcagcagatgtCAGGGCGGCGGAGGGGAGTCAAAGGTCACTCACCGTCCTGTCCTGACGGAGAGGTTTTGACCCAGGAACCTGAGGAGGTGAGGCGGCCCGTGCTCCCACA
The window above is part of the Platichthys flesus chromosome 21, fPlaFle2.1, whole genome shotgun sequence genome. Proteins encoded here:
- the pi15a gene encoding peptidase inhibitor 15-A yields the protein MKPQLFAVDLLFLCISCGASALATTFPGVSTFSPDANFTRFGADRGTDATTLSKSRRKRYISQNDMLAILDYHNKVRGKVFPPASNMEYMVWDETLAKTSEDWAHACLWEHGPPHLLRFLGQNLSVRTGRYRSILQLVKPWYDEVKDYSFPYPRDCNPRCPLRCYGPMCTHYTQMVWATSNKVGCAVHTCHNMNVWGSVWKRATYLVCNYSPKGNWIGEAPYKVGVPCSACPPSYGGSCSNNMCFPALKTNYLHWFK